A stretch of the Streptomyces sp. NBC_00078 genome encodes the following:
- a CDS encoding helix-turn-helix domain-containing protein codes for MAADNLLGNFVKARRGRVAPADVAVPATGRRRVAGLRREELARLAGISEPYLVRLEQGVDRHPSPQVLRSLARALELDADASAHLLALAGPGPAPPSRTEVSADVHRLLDAWADRPAYVRDRCFDVLAANKQARALAPMYEPGSNLVRAVFLDPASRPLFPDWAEVAAQTAAALRAEADPRDPKTVRLVAELETDEEFRRLWMRHETRPARDELKRFAHPVVGSLALRRQALTVGGAEQQVIIVYQATAGSPSEAALALLP; via the coding sequence ATGGCGGCCGACAACCTTCTGGGAAATTTCGTCAAGGCCCGGCGCGGACGGGTCGCTCCGGCGGACGTGGCAGTACCCGCCACCGGACGACGCCGGGTGGCGGGGCTACGCCGGGAGGAACTGGCCCGGCTCGCCGGAATCAGCGAGCCGTACCTGGTCCGGCTCGAACAAGGCGTCGACCGGCACCCCTCGCCCCAGGTGCTGCGCTCTCTTGCACGGGCGCTGGAGCTGGACGCCGACGCCTCGGCACACCTGCTCGCCCTTGCCGGCCCCGGCCCCGCGCCGCCATCGAGAACCGAAGTCTCCGCGGACGTGCACCGGCTGCTCGACGCGTGGGCGGACCGCCCTGCGTACGTCCGCGACCGGTGCTTCGACGTGCTGGCGGCGAACAAGCAGGCCCGTGCGCTCGCCCCGATGTACGAGCCCGGGAGCAACCTGGTCCGAGCGGTGTTCCTCGACCCGGCGTCCCGCCCGCTCTTCCCCGACTGGGCGGAGGTAGCCGCGCAGACCGCAGCGGCCCTGCGCGCCGAAGCCGACCCACGCGACCCCAAAACCGTCCGCCTGGTCGCCGAGCTGGAGACGGACGAGGAGTTCCGTCGTCTGTGGATGCGGCACGAGACGCGGCCCGCCCGTGACGAACTCAAGCGCTTCGCGCACCCGGTCGTCGGCAGCCTCGCCCTACGAAGGCAGGCGCTCACCGTCGGCGGCGCGGAGCAACAGGTGATCATCGTGTACCAGGCGACGGCCGGGAGTCCGTCCGAAGCGGCCCTGGCGCTTCTTCCGTGA